The Methanothermobacter sp. CaT2 DNA window CGATACAAGTTCCGTCCCCCTGCCCCTCTTGTCTGAGAGTTCCTGGAGGATCCTCTTGAATTCGAAAAGCTCCTTGGATGATGGTTCGCTCACTATGAATCACTCCTCATGAAAATGATAAAATAAACTGTAAATGTATATGGGGCGGGGTAATTATAAAGTTTACTGGAGGGTGGGAGAAAAATGTATAAATGGATTCAACCATAACTCGAAGGGAAGAGTCAACTGATTTTATGGTGGACCGTTATGAGAATCGTGATTACCATTGGAGGATCAATCATCATAAGTGAATTCTCCCATGAGATGTTCAGGGCCTATGCTGACATCCTGAATTCGCTGAGGGATGAACATGAACTATTTGTGGTTGTGGGGGGAGGAAGACCCGCCCGCGACTACATAGGGGTTGCCAGGGAACTGGGAGCCAGGGAGGCCCAGTGTGATGATATAGGCATAGATGTGACCCGCCTGAATGCCAGGCTCCTGATAACCGCCCTGGGTGATAGCGCCTACCCTGGGGTTCCGGAGAACTTCAGGGAGGCCCTCGAGGTTTCTGCGACCGGCAGAATAGTTGTAATGGGTGGCACCGAACCAGCGCACAGCACAGATGCTGTCGGGGCCATACTAGCTGAAACCGTTGGGGCCGACCTCATGATAAACCTCACCTCTGTGGATGGATTCTATGACAGGGACCCGAAGAGGTACCCTGAAGCCAGGTTTTACCCTGAGATCACCGCCAGTGAGATGCTCGAACACCTAAGGGACTCTGATGTGAGGGCAGGTACCTATGAGTTCTTTGACCACACAGCCCTGCATATGATAAGAAGGTCCGGTATAAGGACCCTGATAGTGAACGGTAACGACCCGGAGAATCTCCTCAGGGCCATTGATGGCAGGATAGGCACCACAGTTATCCCAGAATAACGTCAAAGTATCTTTTATCTGTAATCAAAATTTAATGGAGGTAATAAGCATGGTTGAACCACACAAGCACTGCCCTGTATGCAGCACGCCAATACCCATGGATGAGGTGACCTGTTCAGAGAGGTGTCAGGAGATCCTCCTGAAAAATCAGCAGAGGGTCAGGAGGACACGGACAATATTCTACCTGGTATTCGCCCTCTTCATTGTGCTCTGGGTTGTACTTTCAATTAAAAGGTGAAGAGTTTATGGGGATCTGAGTACAGCCACCCCATAAACTATGAGTATCACGCCCACAGCCAGACCCACAAACACCGGGTTGAATGAGAGTGCGCCAATAAGAATGTATATTACCCCCAAAATGGCGCTCATTAGACCCGCATTTCTTTTCAGGTAACTCTGGGAGCCTGCTGAGAGTATCAGCATTGCAGCCACCAGGAGAAGGATCCCTGTAATGTAAAGCCAGGCCCCTGCAAGTTGATTTATCAGGAAGACCCTGAAGGCCAGCATGAGGCCAACTGCCAGTGTTATAACCGCAAAGACCATCCAGAGCACACCCACCTCCATGTACCTCCGCCCCCTGATTGCATTTGCAAGCATCCAGACTCCAAGGGCAGAGAGCACAATGCCCGTCAGTATGCTTATGGCCGTCACACCTGAGACAGGTGATACCAGAAATACAATACCCAGAATAACCGAAAGGAGACCCATCCATTTTTTCAGCATCATCTCACCATTCTATGGATATGTTCATCTGATTTTATATATTTTTGTTAATCTCTTCATCATTGACAAATCCCAGAATCCACCCATTACACCTAGTCGCCCATCAAAAGCTACACGCAGAGCCTCAGAGAAGCATCCTCAAACCCGTGCAGATTAAGAGGATTATGAAGATGTACCTTATGTACCTCACATCAACCCTGTGGGCGATTAGAGCACCAAGCCTTGATGCTGGGACGCTCACAACAATCACAAGCAGGAACTGGAGGAGGTTAACATATCCCACAGTGAATGGACCCCCGGGACCTGTTAGGATGTAGGAGATGGTCCCTGATGCAGCCGTGAATGCAATTACAAGGGAGGATGTGCCAACGGCCTCGAGGACATCAAAGCCCGCGACCATCACAAGGAGCGGTACAAGGACAACACCACCACCGATACCCAGGAGGCCTGAGAGGAAACCTGTGAGGAATCCAAGGGGGGCTGCTGCATTCCTCTTAACCCCTGAAGGCGGAATTCTGGATGATAGGAGGAGTTGCAGTGAAACAAGGATGAGTAAAACACCGAATATTCTTTTTAGGAGCTCTGCAGGTGAGGCTGATGCTGTGAAAACCCCTGCCACGCTACCGCATGCGCCGAGAACACCCATGGTGATGCCAGTCCCTGGATCAACACACCCCCTCCTGTAATGGGAGTGGGCTCCGCTCAGTGCTGTTGGCAGTATTATGGCAAGGCTGGTGCCGAAGGCCGTCCTTATGGCAATATCCGGTGGTGTGCCCCCTGCCTCCATGAGGAAGAATAGCACCGGGGCTATTATGAAGCCGCCGCCAACTCCAAGAAGGCCCGTTGCAAGTCCAACCAGAAGTCCTGTGAATAGAAGTGCCAGCACATAGATCAATGGATCCATAAACAATCCCCTGTCCCCTTTATACCCCTATAATTTATAAGTGGAAAGTTCCATATCTCACCCTGTTAGTTATTAAATTTCTTCTGGGTGAATAAATTTGAGATCAGAGAGGTTCATGGCAGCAGGCATAGTCTTCATTGGGGTGGCGGTCACGCTCCTGGTGACAGACCTGCTGGATCACATCATAACACCCATCACACACGTGTTCCTCATGGGCTCATCAGAGGGTAAGGACGTGATATTCTTCACCGTCATGGGTAGCATGTTCCTCCTGGCACCCCTCTTCAGGGAGGACGGGTTGCTGGGGAGACTTGCACACCTTGATAAGAACACCTACCTCCACATCGCAGCCCTTCTGGCCTTCATCACGTACCTCACAGGGATTGGAGTTGAGATACTTATACGCCTCAGAATGGGTGTATCCCCATTCACAACATTCATATCAATGGATCCGCCAGCATCGACCAGTATAACCCACTCACACGTCTTCAAGGCCAGTTTGAGTCCCCTGACGGGTCTCATTGTTCCGGCATCATCAGGGATCCATACCGGTTCTTCCCTGGCAGGTTACATCCCCTTCCTCCTACCCATGACCCTCACGGTGATCCCGGTGATCTATCTCATGGGCCTCCTTTCAACAGGTGCCCGGCGGGACTTCCACGTTGCAATAGTGATATTCGCCATAGCCACGACCATAATAGGGATAATAGATGGTGGACTGTTCTCAACCCCCGCACTTACAGGTCTATCAGGTATTCTCGGCATGAGCGCCCTCAGGGTTCCCTTCAGGCCTGGCAACCTCAAGGTCCCCACCATCATAATAGCAGGGCTCATAGCCGTGCGCATACTCCTGGGGATCCTTGGATCAGTCCCGGAGTACTATGAGGTCACCATCCTCGACCCATCAGGCAGCCCCGACCTTGAGGGACTGCATGTCCTCTCAGAGGAGAATATGGGTGATAGAATCATCCTAAAGCTCTCATCAGACCAGAACGAAATGGAACTCCTGGATAAACTCACACGTCGCCTTGATGGCAGGTGCCATGGTTTCTTCATGACATGGAACTTCTATTCATTCTTCTAGGGAGGAACAGGGAATGAAGCTCAGCATAATCATACCAGCATACAACGAGGAGGAATATCTTCCAGGACTCCTTGAAAGCATAAAGAAGCAGGACTTCAAGGATTATGAGGTTATAGTCGCAGATGCAAACTCCGATGATAACACGAGAAAGATAGCGGAAGAATATGGTTGCAGGGTTGTTGATGGGGGTATGCCCGCGGTGGGAAGAAACAGGGGAGCTGCTGCTGCCAGGGGCGAGCTGCTGCTGTTCCTGGACGCTGACCTTGTCCTCACCGACGGCTACCTCAGGGATGCTGTTGAGGAGTTTGAATCAGAGGACCTTGGAATCGCAATAACCCAGATGATACCCATATCAACCAGGAGGCGCGACAAGATACTGCATGAATTTGCCAACAGATTCATGATACTGGTTGAATCCATAAAACCCCATGGGGCTGGATGCTACGGCATACTGACACGCCGGGAACTCCATGATAGGGTGGGTGGATTCGATGAATCCCTGGACTTTGGAGAGGACACAGACTACATTGAAAGGATAGGGAAGATAAGCAGGTTCAGGGTCCTCAGGAAACCCAGGGTACTGGTATCCATAAGGAGACTTGAAAAGGAGGGACTCAAAAACCTCGCATTCAAGTATACCAAGAGCACCATTTATGACTTCATGGGGAAGAGGGTCAGTGCAGGTGACCTTGACTATGAATTCGGTCACTCAAAGAGGAAAAGGAGGGTCCTATACTCTGTCTGCGGTGAGGGCATGGGTCATGCGATACGCAGTGGTGTGATCCTTGATAAACTCACAGAGGACCATGAAGTCCTCATATTTGCAAGTGACCGCGCATATAGGTACCTGAGCAGTAAATTCGATAACGTCCATGAGATATATGGGTTCAACACCGTCTACGAGGATAACAGTGTAAATGATGTTAAAACCTTCATGAAGGCCATGAAAACCTTCCCACGGGACCTCAAGGAGAATCTCAAACTGCTCTACAGGACTGCGAGGGACTTCAGGCCGGATGTTGTGGTCTCTGACTTTGAGTTCTATGCCAGTCTTGTGAGTAACATGCTCCGCATCCCCCTCATAAGCATCGATAACATGCACGTGATAACCCAGTGCCGTATAGAGTACCCTGAGAGGTTCCGCAGGGATAAGGTGAAGGCAGAGGCCGTTGTGAGGTCCTTCATTGTGAGACCCCGCCGTTATCTGATAACCAGTTACTTCTTCCCGGAGGTTAAAAACCCGGATAAGGTGTCCATGTATCCCCCTGTACTCAGGGAGGAAATAAGAAGTCTCAGACCATACTATGGGGACCATGTTCTGGTATACCAGACCAGTCAGTCAAACAGGAAGCTCCTTGAGGTTCTCAGGTCCATTGACAGGAAATTCCTTGTCTATGGCTTTGACAGAGAGGGTGTTGATGGAAACCTCACCTTCAGGAGATTCAATGAGGACCGGTTCTTCAGGGACTTCGAGTCTGCAGCGGCGGTTATAACAAATGGAGGCTTCACCCTTATAAGTGAGGCCCTCTACCTCAGGAAACCCGTCTACAGTGTTCCTGTGAAGGGGCAGTTCGAGCAGATCCTGAATGCAGTTTACCTTGAGAAGCTCGGCTACGGTGAGTTCCATGAGGAAACTGAAAGGGAAAGCCTTGAGAGGTTCCTTGGCAGGCTGGATATTTACAGGAGGAACCTTGAGGACTACGATGGTGGTAACAACGAGATCATAGAAGCCCTTAAGAGGACAATAGATGAGTGCTCCGGGGGATGCTAAAAATCGCTATTTTTAAATATTTAAATGAAAACCGGGGCCTCTCCAGAATCAAAGAATCAGTGAAGTGGCAGGAACAGATGCCGGTCAAAAAATTTGCAGATAATAGAAAAAAGTGTGTTTAACACGCAAAACAGCTATACTTATCCAAGAAAAAAGGTATGTGTAACTAGAGGGTCACTCCAAGGTCAAGCTGCTCTGTGAGCTCCTTGTACCTGTTCCTTATGGTTACCTCTGTTACACCTGCAACCTCTGCAACGTCTCTCTGGGTCTTGCGTTCCCCGAGGAGGACCGATGCTATGTAGAGGGCCGCTGCTGCAACACCCGTCGGACCCCTTCCTGATGTGAGGCCGTTTTCCATTGCCATCTCAATTATCTCGATGGCCTTGGACTGTACCTCTCCTGAGAGGCCGAGTTCGCTTGCAAACCTTGGTACGTAATCCACCGGGGATGTTGGAGGTAACTTTATGTTGAGTTCCCTTGTGAGGAACCTGTAGGTCCTTCCAACCTCCTTCTTGCTCACCCTTGAAACCTCTGCAATCTCGTCAAGGGTCCTTGGAACGTTGCATTTCCTGCATGCGGCGTAGAGTGATGCTGCAACCACTCCCTCAATGCTCCTTCCCCTGATGAGTTTGTTCTCAACGGCTCTCCTGTATACCATGGAGGCCGCCTCCCTCACACTCCTAGGGAGCCCTAGCCTTGATGAGTCACGGTCAAGTTCGCTCAGGGCAAATGCAAGGTTCCTCTCGGTGGCTCCTGATATCCTTATCTTTCTCTGCCACTTCCTCAGACGGTACCACTGGGCCCTGTTCCTTGCAGGTATGTCCCTTCCATATATGTCCTTGTTTCTCCAGTCTATCATTGTTGATAGACCCTTGTCGTGTATGGTGTAGGTTATGGGTGCACCTACCCTTGTCCTCTTATCCCTCTGTTCGTGGTCAAAGGCCCTCCACTCTGGACCCATATCAACCAGGTTATCGTCTATGACAAGACCACACTTTCCACAGACTATTTCAGCCCTCTCGTAGTCGCCCCTAAGGTCATCGGAGCCGCACTCAGGGCATTTTGTTTCCTTCTCTATTTCAGAAACATCAGACCTCATTTTCTCCTTCGTTTCCTTCGCCCCCATTTTTTCACATTCTTTATACCCACGTATAAAGTCTCTCCAACTCGGTTCTCAAACTTTTCAGGATTTACTGCACGAAGTGGTTTGATGGATATGTATGGATTCCGTGTAGGTCCAAAGATATCGTGCACTTTTCCTATCCTTTTCCCATCAGAAGTAAAAACAGGTGCTCCAAGCTGCGGTGTTCTATCTGAACGTGCTATGATCCTTCCCTTGTTGGAGACATGTGAAATATTCCCTAAAGCCTTCATAATTCACCGAAAATTTTATATACTGTATTCTCTAACTACTAGTATATAAATGTTTCGATAATTTTATATAAAATCAAAGCCATGGGGTCATGCTGTCATCTGTCTTCCATAGTAGACTGCTGCAATGAGACCTATCAGTGTCGGTGCAATATAACTTGCGAGCCTATCAACAACACTGGCTGCCATGACATAGTCTGCACCTATCCCTGCAACAGCAAATAGACCCACGAGTATCCCCTCTCTCAACCCAAGGGACCCTGGCAGAAGCGGAAGAAGGGATATGAGGATCCCAACTGTGTAGATTATTATGAGTGGAACCACAGGTGGTGAGACACCCACAGCCAGGAAGCAGACATAGAGCCGGCAGACATCAAGGGCCCACATCCCCAGTGATATGAAGAATCCAATAACAAAGACCCTCCTGTCGGTTATTGCGGTTGAGAACCCATCATTGAATCGATTTATATAGAATATGACCTTCTCGTGTATCCCAGAAAAACTGATGTTACCTTCCCTAAACCTTGATAACCATGAAACCAGTCTCCCTGTTAAAGAAAGGGCTATCTTCTGGGCTATTTTTTTGTTCATACCTGCATAGACCGCCAGGGAGAACCCTGCAATGGTCACAAGGATCAGAACGCTCACAACTATCCTGGTCCAGATGGATATCTCCCAGGTCATTATGAGCACCGCAGAGAGAATGGAGATCAGAGCAAAGGGTATGAACTCAAAGACCCTGTCTGCTGTGGATGATGCGAAACCGATCTCAAAGGGTGTGCCCTCAACCTCACGCAGAAGGTAGGCCCGCAGTGGCTCACCACCGGCAGCCCCCGGCGTTATGTTATTCCCAAATATGCTGGTAAAAAGAAGCATCATGAGCCTCGTAAAGGAGGGAGCATCATCAACCACATCCAGAATGAGCCTCCACCTCAGGGTCCACAGGACAAGTATGATGGCCTCCAGGATGAAATTGATTGCAAGGAAGTAGGGGCTGGTCTCCTCAAGTGCCCTCAGAATATCACTGAAACCTGCAAAGAAACCTATAAAGAATATTACAACAGCAACCGCAACGAATGAGAGAAGGATGGTCCTTCTGTTCTCTCCGATGTAATCAAAGACGCTGCTCTCTCCCATTGAAACCAACTACTTCCGAAGGCCGAGGATTTCTGAAAGGGAAATTCCGCCTTCAACACCCTCCACTATCGAGTACTCCTTCTCCTTTACCTTCAGGGCGGCCCTGACGACCTCTCCTGTAACCTCAGATGGCACCACAACCACCCCGGATTCATCACCAAGGAGCAGGTCACCATTTTTAACCAGGACACCATCACACTCAAGTTCTACATTGAGCTGACCCTCGGCTCGAGGTTCTCCTGCACAGGGAACATAGTCACGTGAGAATACAGGAAAATCAAGTTCAAGGATGGCGTCAACATCCCTGCAGGACCCGTAAATAACGACCCCTGCGATACCCTTCTTCAGGGCGGTTTTTGAGGTGAGTTCACCCCACACTGCCCTCTCATCACCGTCAGCACCTATAAAAATAATTTCCCCAGGTGATGCAGCATCAATGGCCATGACTGATGTTCCCCAGTCGTGCTGGGATGTCCTGGCTGTGACCACTCTGCCACAGACACGGAGGTTGTTCATGGGTTTTATTGAGGGTATCACACCCACCTCACCTGTCACACTCTTGAGGGCATCTGAGATCTGGGGCGCCGATATCCCCGATAGAAGCCCTACAGGATCCGCGGGTGAGCTGAGCCTCCTGAGACGATCAATTGGTTTCATACCTCTCCTTGCCATCCAATCAATCCTGGGGAGTTGTGACCTCTTCGACCATGGTCCTTCCGGCTACAACTTCATCAACACTGTGGATGGAACCACCATAACTCTCTATTGCCCTTGTTATCTCATCGAAATCCAGGTCGTTTCCCTGGATGGTCACCTTGATGTTCTCGGTTTCCTTGTCTATCTCCATGAGGGTGATGTTAACTCCCTCAACACCCCTCAGTTCACTCAGATACTTTGCATATTCAGGTATTATGGGTTCGTGGGGTTTCAGTATATCCAGAACGATTCTAATAAGGCCCTTAGCCACCATCTTTCCTCCATGAATCTGTTAAAATGATATAGTATTATGATAAAATGAATATTTAAATATAGCCCAGAAACACGTCTCTGATTATTTTATATATCAGTATCGTCATATAAGATATAGATATTATCAAGTTATTAAAGGGCTACATATGTCTCTTATTAAGCTTCAGCAGATAACCGATGAGTTAGAGGAACTTAAATATCAGGGAGAACAGGGAATACCCATACTGATTGAGGGACGTAAGGATGAAGAAGCCCTGCGGGAGCTGGGCGTCAACGGCCCCTTCATAAAGGTCTCAGGCTCCAGACTGAGCCTTTCGGAAATTGCCCTCAAGGCATCTAGGGCATCGAGGGCCATAATACTCACAGATTTTGACAGGAAGGGCAGTGAACTTGCAAAAAGACTCTACATGGACATGCAAAGTCTTGGAGCAGATCCAGACCTCAGGATACGGCGCAGACTCATGGGGATGACACGGAGATACATCAAGGATATACAGAGCCTCCCTTCATACATTGAAAGGCTGAAGCTGGAGGTGTGCCCATACCCCCTTGATAATATCTGAATGCTGTTATCATCACACTTCAATTTGATAACCAGTCATTCCTCAAAAGGAGGGTTTACATGGGAAAAGAAGAGATAAGTACAACTAAATACCTCATTCACGCTCAAATTAACGCTAATGGAATCGTAGAGAAACCAGATGTCGTGGGGGCGATATTCGGACAGACAGAGGGCCTCCTCAGCAACGACCTAGACCTCAGGGAACTCCAGAAAACAGGAAGGATCGGTAGAATCAAGGTTAACATAACATCACGTGGTGGTAAATCAAAGGGGGAGATAATAATACCATCAAGCCTTGACCGTGTTGAAACCGCCATACTTGCGGCTTCCCTGGAAACAATAAACCGTGTCGGGCCATGCGAGGCCTACATCCAGGTCACAAAGGTTGAAGATGTAAGGGCCGTTAAACGTAAAAGGGTCGTTGAGAGGGCCAAGGAGATCTACGCGAGCATGATGGAGGAGGTTGCCCCTGAGAGCCTCAAGATGATCGAGGAGGTAAAGGAGGCCATGAGGGTCCATGAGATCACCGAGTACGGTGAGGAGAAACTCCCGGCCGGCCCCAACGTTGAAACTTCAGACGCCATACTTGTGGTTGAGGGAAGATCAGACGTGCTCAACCTCCTCAAGTACGGTATAAAGAACGCCATAGCAGTGGAGGGTGTCAGTGTACCAAAAACTGTGGCGGATTTAACCAGAAAAAAGACTGTTACAGCCTTCGTTGACGGTGACCGGGGCGGTGAACTCATACTCAAGGAACTCCTCCAGGTTGGTGAGATAGACTACGTCACCCGGGCTCCCAAGGGCAAGGAGGTTGAGGACCTTGAGAAGGACGAGATAATGATGGCCCTTCGTAATAAGGTGCCCGTTGAACAGTTTTACCATGACCTTGGAATGAAGAAGGATAAGAAGAAGACAGAGGACAAGATGGTGCTCCTACGTAACATCCTGAAGGAGCTTGAGGGCACCGGGAACGCCGAGATACTCGACGACGCCCTCAACATACTCAAGGAGGTTAAGGTTGAGAACCTCTACGATGAACTGAGCAGGGTAAACAACCACCCCTACGCCGTGGTATTTGATGGTGTTATAACACAGCGCCTGGTTGACCTCTCCTTCGAGAAGGGGCTCAGATACCTTGTGGCCGTGAGAAGCGGGGATATAGTGAAGAAACCCCACAACCTCAAGATTATAACCGGTCACACCTGAAATTACAGAAGGCATCCAAAATGTATGTTGATATGAACCGTGAATATCTGAAGGATATAAACACCACGGAAGACGTTAAGATACCTGAGGATCCCCTTGAAAGGGTTATAGGGCATGAGGATGTCATGCCCATGATAAAGATAGCTGCGAAGCAGCGAAGACATCTGCTACTTGTTGGACCGCCGGGCATAGGAAAATCACTGCTTGCCCAGGCAATATCCTTTCATCTCCCTGAACCATCCGAGGAGATAACAGTTGTCCACAACCCTGAAAGGCCAGAGAGGCCCTTCGTTGAGGTCAAAAACCGCAAGGAGATAGAGGATGAAATCCTTGAAATCGAAAGGGCTGAGGGAGAACTCATAGACCCCCAGAGCGCCCCTGATGCCGTTGCAGAGCGGCTGGGTTTCAAGTGCATCCACTGCGGTGAATACAGCAGCGCCTATAACAGTATCTGCCCGCGGTGTGGTGGGGACAAGTTTTCACACATCAAGGCCAGGAGAAAACATATCGGAGACCTCCTTGGAATGTTTGAGATGAGCTCAGGGAGCCTCAGCGTCCCCCAGAAGAGGGTGACAACGACCCGCATCATTGATGGTGTTGAGGAGGTTGTGATCTATGAGCGGGTTGGTGGTGAGGAGATCAAGGTCCTTGACCAGAGGGCCCTTGAAAAGCGAAGGCAGATTGTTGAGGAGAAACCCAGGAACGTGATAGTGCCACTTGATAGAAAAACCTTTGTTCAGGCCACCGGGGCCAGTGAAACCGAACTCCTGGGAGATGTCCGTCATGACCCCTACGGAGGCCACCCTGACCTTGGATCACAGCCCTATGAACGCGTTGTGCCGGGGGCCATCCATGAGGCCCATGAGGGTGTTCTCTTCATAGACGAGATAGTTCACATTGCAGGCCTTCAGAGGTTCATATTCAGCGCAATGCAGGATAAGACATTCCCCATAGTCGGTAGAAACCCCCAGAGTGCTGGAAGTTCCGTCAAGGTCGATGAGGTTCCATGTGACTTCATATTTGTCGGTGCCTGCAACATCGCAGACCTCCAGTACATTCTCCCCCCTCTGCGATCAAGAATCCAGGGGGAGGGTTATGAGCTTCTTCTAAACACCACAATGCCTGATACCGATGAGAACCGGGCAAAGATAGTCCAGTTCGTTGCGCAGGAGATAGAACTGGATGGAAAGATACCCCATGCTCGTGCCGCCGCCGTTGAACTACTCATTGAAGAGGCTAAACGGAGGGCAAGGGCCGTGGATGATGTTGATAACGCCCTCACCCTCAGGCTCAGGGACCTCGGAGGGGTTGTGAGGATGGCCGGAGACCTTGCAGTTATGGATGGAAGCCCCTACATTGAGACCCGGCACATGGAGGTCGCCATAAGGAAGGCTGTTTCAGTTGAGGATCAGATAATAAGAAGATATAAGAGCTATGAGAAGGCCCTCGAGAAGGATCTATCAAGCTCCCAGAGGATGTCACAGCAGGGATACAGCAGCGAGAACATAGACCGCAGCTACATGTAGTGAGAACTGCATCAGGATGAGTTCGATGAGTGCATGATCCGCAAGATTTAAGTGGATATTTATGGTAGATACCATGAATATGAAGAGGGAGTCAGAGGAAAGGCAGGGTCTTCTTGAACGTTACAATTTTCCAGAGCTCATTGAGGATTACCTCATTGAACTTGAGATCAGGAATTACTCTCCAAACACAATAAAGACCTACAAATCAATCGTTAAAAACTTTTATGAGTTTCTGATGAAGGAGGATGACCTCTACGATGACCGGAGGGTTCTCAGGTCCTTCAAGAGGTATATACAGTACCTTAAAAGGGAGAAAAAGGTTACACAGAACTACATCTACCTTGTCACTGTTGTTGTTAAGAAGTTCTTTGAGTTCAGTGGCATAGACTGCCTGGAGGAGGTCAAGGCCCCCAAGAGGACCAAGTCCCTCCCCAAGTCCCTCAATGAGGATGAGGTCAAGAGTCTCATCAACGCCGTTGAGGTGGCTGATGATGGCTCCGTCATAAGGAGGTTCATAAAGACCCGTGACCGCCTTATACTCTCACTTCTCTACTCATCGGGTCTCAGGGTCTCTGAGCTGGTATCACTCAGAATCAATGACATAGACCCTGATGAGAGGACCATAAGGATCAGGGGGAAGGGTGATAAGGATCGTATAGTCCTCTTTGATGAGAACACCCGTGATCTCCTCATGGATTACCTCAAAAGAAGGATCCATGAAAGCGACTACCTGTTCCTCAACCGTTTCGGGGACCCCCTCACGCCGCGGTACGTTCAGATGATGATAAAGAACTATGCCCGGAAGGCAGGGATAAATAAGAAGGTCACACCCCACATCCTGCGGCACTCCTTTGCAACCCACCTCCTCAAGAACGGTGTGGATATAAGGGCCATACAGCAGCTTCTGGGACATTCAAACCTTTCAACGACACAGATATATACGAGCGTGGATATGCAGACCCTTAAAAATGTTTATGACCGGGCCAGGCTCCTCTAATTAACTTATTTTTAGTTCTTTCAATAAACTTCAGGTCAGGAGTCAGCAGATGGCCTGAATTCTTCCCCTAGGGCGATCTTCATTTTTCAGAAGTTCAGTGCCTTCATTGAACCATGGAAACTTATATATACTGGCTGCCACAATTTACTTTATATCCATAAATTTGAATATATTGATTGGAGGTTAAAAGGTTGTTACAGGAATTCGCAGATTATGTAACATACAATCTCATGGGCCTTGAACCGGCCTCCCACCTCGGAAGCGCCGTTAACTTCTTCATATACGACACCATAAAGATATTCATACTTCTCGCCACACTCATATTTGTC harbors:
- the pyrH gene encoding UMP kinase; the encoded protein is MRIVITIGGSIIISEFSHEMFRAYADILNSLRDEHELFVVVGGGRPARDYIGVARELGAREAQCDDIGIDVTRLNARLLITALGDSAYPGVPENFREALEVSATGRIVVMGGTEPAHSTDAVGAILAETVGADLMINLTSVDGFYDRDPKRYPEARFYPEITASEMLEHLRDSDVRAGTYEFFDHTALHMIRRSGIRTLIVNGNDPENLLRAIDGRIGTTVIPE
- a CDS encoding DUF2116 family Zn-ribbon domain-containing protein, with product MEVISMVEPHKHCPVCSTPIPMDEVTCSERCQEILLKNQQRVRRTRTIFYLVFALFIVLWVVLSIKR
- a CDS encoding DUF308 domain-containing protein, with the protein product MLKKWMGLLSVILGIVFLVSPVSGVTAISILTGIVLSALGVWMLANAIRGRRYMEVGVLWMVFAVITLAVGLMLAFRVFLINQLAGAWLYITGILLLVAAMLILSAGSQSYLKRNAGLMSAILGVIYILIGALSFNPVFVGLAVGVILIVYGVAVLRSP
- a CDS encoding sulfite exporter TauE/SafE family protein; this translates as MDPLIYVLALLFTGLLVGLATGLLGVGGGFIIAPVLFFLMEAGGTPPDIAIRTAFGTSLAIILPTALSGAHSHYRRGCVDPGTGITMGVLGACGSVAGVFTASASPAELLKRIFGVLLILVSLQLLLSSRIPPSGVKRNAAAPLGFLTGFLSGLLGIGGGVVLVPLLVMVAGFDVLEAVGTSSLVIAFTAASGTISYILTGPGGPFTVGYVNLLQFLLVIVVSVPASRLGALIAHRVDVRYIRYIFIILLICTGLRMLL
- a CDS encoding MJ1255/VC2487 family glycosyltransferase, with product MKLSIIIPAYNEEEYLPGLLESIKKQDFKDYEVIVADANSDDNTRKIAEEYGCRVVDGGMPAVGRNRGAAAARGELLLFLDADLVLTDGYLRDAVEEFESEDLGIAITQMIPISTRRRDKILHEFANRFMILVESIKPHGAGCYGILTRRELHDRVGGFDESLDFGEDTDYIERIGKISRFRVLRKPRVLVSIRRLEKEGLKNLAFKYTKSTIYDFMGKRVSAGDLDYEFGHSKRKRRVLYSVCGEGMGHAIRSGVILDKLTEDHEVLIFASDRAYRYLSSKFDNVHEIYGFNTVYEDNSVNDVKTFMKAMKTFPRDLKENLKLLYRTARDFRPDVVVSDFEFYASLVSNMLRIPLISIDNMHVITQCRIEYPERFRRDKVKAEAVVRSFIVRPRRYLITSYFFPEVKNPDKVSMYPPVLREEIRSLRPYYGDHVLVYQTSQSNRKLLEVLRSIDRKFLVYGFDREGVDGNLTFRRFNEDRFFRDFESAAAVITNGGFTLISEALYLRKPVYSVPVKGQFEQILNAVYLEKLGYGEFHEETERESLERFLGRLDIYRRNLEDYDGGNNEIIEALKRTIDECSGGC
- a CDS encoding transcription initiation factor IIB, which codes for MRSDVSEIEKETKCPECGSDDLRGDYERAEIVCGKCGLVIDDNLVDMGPEWRAFDHEQRDKRTRVGAPITYTIHDKGLSTMIDWRNKDIYGRDIPARNRAQWYRLRKWQRKIRISGATERNLAFALSELDRDSSRLGLPRSVREAASMVYRRAVENKLIRGRSIEGVVAASLYAACRKCNVPRTLDEIAEVSRVSKKEVGRTYRFLTRELNIKLPPTSPVDYVPRFASELGLSGEVQSKAIEIIEMAMENGLTSGRGPTGVAAAALYIASVLLGERKTQRDVAEVAGVTEVTIRNRYKELTEQLDLGVTL
- a CDS encoding Gar1/Naf1 family protein, whose protein sequence is MKALGNISHVSNKGRIIARSDRTPQLGAPVFTSDGKRIGKVHDIFGPTRNPYISIKPLRAVNPEKFENRVGETLYVGIKNVKKWGRRKRRRK
- a CDS encoding UPF0104 family protein produces the protein MGESSVFDYIGENRRTILLSFVAVAVVIFFIGFFAGFSDILRALEETSPYFLAINFILEAIILVLWTLRWRLILDVVDDAPSFTRLMMLLFTSIFGNNITPGAAGGEPLRAYLLREVEGTPFEIGFASSTADRVFEFIPFALISILSAVLIMTWEISIWTRIVVSVLILVTIAGFSLAVYAGMNKKIAQKIALSLTGRLVSWLSRFREGNISFSGIHEKVIFYINRFNDGFSTAITDRRVFVIGFFISLGMWALDVCRLYVCFLAVGVSPPVVPLIIIYTVGILISLLPLLPGSLGLREGILVGLFAVAGIGADYVMAASVVDRLASYIAPTLIGLIAAVYYGRQMTA